One Dictyoglomus thermophilum H-6-12 DNA window includes the following coding sequences:
- a CDS encoding Gx transporter family protein, producing the protein MKTANIRKNRVYYISLLGLLLALACVLYYLESLFITPFFPLPGGKVGIANIISLIAVYILGLREALIITLFRVIIVNIILGGFLNISFYLGFFGGMGSTIVMGILAKSKISLISNSIIGALTHNFIQLIIVMFFVFHSAILYYAPFLIVFGVITGFFNGVVGGYVLKFIEKYIGGEL; encoded by the coding sequence ATGAAAACTGCGAATATTAGAAAAAATAGAGTATATTATATTTCTTTATTGGGATTGTTATTAGCTCTTGCTTGTGTGCTTTATTATTTAGAAAGCCTGTTTATAACTCCCTTTTTTCCTCTTCCTGGAGGTAAAGTAGGAATTGCAAATATAATCTCTTTAATTGCTGTATACATATTGGGTTTAAGAGAAGCATTGATTATAACTCTATTTAGGGTGATCATAGTAAACATTATATTAGGGGGTTTTTTAAACATATCTTTTTATTTAGGATTTTTTGGGGGAATGGGGAGCACTATAGTTATGGGAATACTAGCTAAGTCTAAAATTAGTTTAATCTCTAACAGTATAATAGGAGCTTTGACTCATAATTTTATTCAACTTATAATAGTGATGTTTTTTGTCTTTCATTCTGCTATTCTATATTATGCGCCTTTTTTAATAGTTTTTGGGGTTATAACAGGATTTTTTAATGGAGTAGTAGGGGGGTATGTATTGAAATTTATAGAGAAATATATTGGGGGTGAATTATGA
- a CDS encoding DUF4321 domain-containing protein, translating into MRRNKTSTRMFVLLLILGFLVGGVLAEALSDKLEFLKRGISIGFSPVNFDFYFFVFTLGFNLKLNLGSIIGILIVLLFYKI; encoded by the coding sequence ATGAGAAGAAACAAGACTTCTACAAGAATGTTTGTTCTTTTACTAATTTTAGGGTTTTTAGTAGGTGGGGTTTTAGCGGAAGCATTGTCAGATAAACTTGAATTTTTGAAGAGAGGAATAAGTATTGGCTTTTCTCCTGTTAATTTCGATTTTTATTTTTTTGTCTTTACTCTTGGATTTAATTTAAAGTTAAATCTTGGGAGTATCATAGGAATTTTGATTGTATTGCTTTTCTATAAGATATAG
- a CDS encoding cell division protein FtsX — MSGVKEFWEGLKSKGIFLYLGFIILYFVFFSLAIFITAMNGSLNMWIEKIKIYAFITPKTPDSQVLKIIDDLKANFRIKEISYITQKDAWEKLKEIIGKENDIFAWGSPDSLPKALEITPLNLDNIEYLLSFIMNYNFVEEVRYSEEMVNQWYKLNSVINYIKKLYIYLGSLAFLIISVELLAHAHLAFPNFSVSSQIWENIFVTLTSAFISFLLVFFISSFIKEQVMIYLPYFEFVFDIKHILVWLLYFILSSIIVSFTSALMSFQRLK, encoded by the coding sequence ATGTCAGGGGTTAAAGAATTTTGGGAAGGATTGAAAAGTAAGGGTATATTTTTATATTTGGGTTTCATTATCTTATACTTTGTTTTTTTCTCTCTTGCAATTTTTATTACAGCTATGAATGGTTCTTTAAATATGTGGATTGAAAAAATAAAAATCTATGCTTTTATAACACCAAAAACTCCTGATTCTCAGGTATTAAAGATTATAGATGATCTGAAAGCAAACTTTCGTATAAAAGAAATAAGTTACATAACTCAGAAAGATGCGTGGGAGAAGCTAAAGGAGATTATTGGAAAGGAAAATGACATATTTGCATGGGGATCACCTGATAGTTTACCTAAAGCCTTAGAAATTACTCCTTTAAACCTTGATAATATTGAGTATTTATTAAGTTTTATTATGAATTATAACTTCGTAGAGGAAGTAAGATATTCTGAAGAGATGGTAAATCAATGGTATAAGCTTAATAGTGTTATAAACTATATTAAGAAGCTATATATCTACTTAGGTAGTCTTGCTTTTTTAATAATCTCAGTAGAACTTCTTGCTCATGCCCACTTGGCTTTTCCAAATTTCTCAGTATCTTCTCAAATATGGGAGAATATTTTTGTTACTCTTACATCGGCATTTATATCTTTTTTGTTAGTCTTTTTTATTTCTTCTTTTATAAAAGAGCAAGTAATGATTTATCTGCCGTATTTTGAATTTGTATTTGATATTAAGCATATTTTGGTTTGGCTTTTGTACTTTATACTCTCAAGCATAATAGTAAGCTTTACTTCTGCTTTAATGAGTTTTCAGAGACTAAAATGA
- a CDS encoding murein hydrolase activator EnvC family protein: MRAFISVILTLTLIIVLAYGADTSSIILQKQKELQQKQKQIQSLKQQIKALESTEFNIVREISKIDYELDRAERELNVAESRLREAQAKLTVLSTQLNILQRNLKYRSLNFKENLGESYKLLQSKNSFSLIFLNDPFYQIAVPYYLKSLMKLEAGRLNNLNTQCKDIEQTKKKWEEEKRNVEALVRSIAEKKAYIERKKNEKLAYLEKIRTQKRYQQQVVATLERESKEIEQMIRKLASSNIQKAQKGRLSWPVIGSITSGFGIRRHPILGGAPLFHTGVDIAASYGTPVRAAASGRIIFAGWYGGYGNMVIIDHGGKISTVYGHLSKIVARVGEEIAEGDIIGYVGTTGLSTGPHLHFEVRVNGDPVDPLSWLIR, translated from the coding sequence ATGAGAGCCTTTATAAGTGTCATTTTGACATTAACATTGATAATAGTCTTAGCTTACGGGGCCGATACTTCATCTATAATTCTTCAGAAGCAAAAAGAATTGCAACAGAAACAAAAGCAAATTCAGTCCCTAAAACAGCAAATTAAAGCTTTGGAATCTACCGAATTCAATATTGTTCGTGAAATAAGCAAAATTGATTATGAACTTGACAGGGCAGAAAGGGAATTAAATGTTGCTGAGTCGAGATTAAGGGAAGCACAGGCTAAGTTAACTGTATTGTCTACACAGTTGAATATTCTTCAAAGAAATTTAAAATACAGAAGTTTGAATTTTAAGGAAAATTTAGGCGAATCTTATAAATTACTGCAGAGTAAAAACTCTTTTAGTCTAATATTTTTAAATGATCCTTTTTATCAGATAGCAGTTCCTTATTATTTAAAATCCCTTATGAAACTTGAAGCAGGAAGACTCAACAATCTAAATACTCAATGTAAAGACATTGAGCAAACAAAAAAGAAATGGGAAGAAGAAAAAAGAAATGTTGAGGCTTTAGTGAGAAGTATAGCTGAAAAAAAGGCCTATATAGAGAGGAAGAAAAATGAAAAATTAGCTTACTTAGAAAAAATTAGAACTCAAAAAAGATATCAGCAACAAGTAGTAGCAACTTTAGAAAGGGAATCGAAAGAGATAGAGCAGATGATTAGAAAATTGGCTTCTTCAAACATTCAAAAGGCTCAAAAGGGAAGGCTATCTTGGCCAGTTATTGGATCTATAACTTCGGGGTTTGGAATAAGAAGACATCCTATATTAGGTGGTGCTCCTCTTTTTCATACAGGAGTTGATATAGCTGCTTCTTATGGAACGCCCGTTAGAGCAGCAGCATCTGGTAGAATTATTTTTGCGGGTTGGTATGGAGGATATGGTAATATGGTTATAATTGATCATGGTGGTAAAATTTCTACTGTTTATGGACATCTTTCAAAAATTGTGGCAAGAGTGGGCGAAGAAATAGCTGAAGGAGATATAATAGGTTATGTGGGGACAACAGGACTTAGTACGGGGCCACATTTACATTTTGAAGTAAGGGTGAATGGAGATCCAGTAGATCCTTTAAGTTGGTTAATAAGATAA
- a CDS encoding S41 family peptidase translates to MKVRKRFWLLLFVVIIGIGFFFLPKLTNAKDSLEDIISSIRVYIEALYYVRNAYIEKNLDNKKLEYESIKGMVKALDDPYTEFFDPKSFKTFTEDMQGAFGGIGIRIESRDGKILVVSPIENTPAYKAGIKAGDEIVEVDGQSVVGKPLDVVVSLIRGEVGKEVKIKIYRDSDKKYYEYTLKREIIEVPVVDYKTLKNNIGYIKFYEFTQNSPQKMIDALKKLEKTSGLILDLRNNPGGDLRSAVMIASIFISDSDQVKTVIKNGETKTFTTKGVVVYRIDRDKNLYGEKVVKGIYRWNKPLVVLVNRYSASASEILSGALKDYGKGILVGEKTFGKGVVQTIFTLSDGSALKITTEKYLLPSGRDINKEGVQPDVVVEMAPENVGKDNDIQLNKAIEVLLKQISKLGKTEKLVLNKN, encoded by the coding sequence ATGAAAGTGAGAAAAAGATTTTGGCTTCTATTATTTGTTGTAATAATTGGTATAGGGTTTTTCTTTTTACCTAAGCTCACTAATGCAAAAGATTCTTTAGAGGATATTATTTCTAGCATAAGAGTATATATCGAAGCGTTGTATTATGTGAGAAATGCGTATATTGAGAAAAATCTTGATAACAAGAAGTTAGAATATGAATCCATAAAGGGCATGGTAAAAGCTCTTGATGATCCGTATACAGAGTTTTTTGATCCAAAGTCTTTTAAAACTTTTACTGAAGATATGCAGGGAGCATTTGGAGGAATAGGTATAAGAATAGAATCAAGGGATGGCAAGATCCTTGTAGTCTCTCCTATAGAAAATACTCCTGCATATAAGGCAGGTATAAAGGCAGGAGATGAAATTGTTGAAGTTGATGGACAATCAGTTGTTGGAAAACCCTTAGATGTGGTTGTTTCTCTAATTAGAGGGGAAGTAGGGAAAGAAGTTAAAATAAAAATTTATAGAGATTCTGATAAAAAATACTATGAGTATACTTTAAAGAGAGAAATAATAGAGGTGCCTGTTGTAGATTATAAAACCTTAAAGAATAACATTGGTTATATCAAGTTTTATGAATTCACCCAGAATTCCCCTCAAAAGATGATAGATGCATTGAAAAAATTAGAGAAGACCTCAGGATTAATACTTGATTTGAGAAATAACCCCGGTGGGGATTTGAGGTCTGCTGTAATGATTGCAAGTATTTTTATATCAGATAGTGATCAGGTGAAAACAGTAATAAAAAATGGGGAGACAAAAACTTTTACAACTAAAGGAGTAGTAGTTTATAGAATTGATAGAGATAAAAACTTGTATGGAGAGAAAGTAGTTAAGGGGATATATAGATGGAATAAACCTCTTGTGGTACTTGTAAACAGATATTCTGCAAGTGCTTCAGAAATACTTTCAGGAGCTCTTAAGGATTATGGTAAGGGAATTCTTGTGGGAGAAAAGACTTTTGGGAAAGGTGTAGTTCAAACTATATTCACTCTCTCTGATGGATCTGCCTTGAAGATAACTACAGAGAAGTATTTACTGCCATCTGGTAGAGATATAAATAAAGAAGGAGTGCAACCAGATGTGGTTGTAGAGATGGCACCAGAGAATGTGGGTAAGGATAATGATATACAATTGAATAAAGCTATAGAGGTGCTTCTTAAGCAAATATCTAAATTAGGAAAAACAGAGAAATTAGTGCTGAATAAAAATTAA
- a CDS encoding helix-hairpin-helix domain-containing protein, with protein MFEKREKLVLAIFLIIFVGILFSFFANFGNKNNSTEDKSNFVIVHVTGEVKNPGVYRLEEGARVIDAVNLAGGPLPSADLDRINLADFLKDGSKIYIPPKDDNLDSNSKNQNALKDGLEKKGKVNINTASKEELESLPGIGPTLAQRIIEYREENGVFTSAEDLLNVKGIGEKKLEKIKDQITW; from the coding sequence ATGTTTGAAAAGAGGGAAAAATTAGTCTTAGCTATCTTTTTAATAATATTTGTTGGAATTTTATTTTCTTTCTTTGCTAATTTTGGGAATAAAAATAATAGTACTGAAGATAAAAGTAACTTTGTTATTGTTCATGTGACGGGGGAGGTTAAAAATCCAGGAGTTTATAGATTGGAGGAAGGGGCAAGGGTTATTGATGCAGTTAATTTAGCAGGTGGACCCTTGCCCTCTGCAGATTTGGATAGAATTAATCTTGCAGATTTTCTGAAAGATGGTTCTAAAATCTATATACCTCCAAAGGATGATAATTTGGATAGTAATTCTAAGAATCAGAATGCTTTAAAAGATGGGTTAGAGAAGAAGGGCAAAGTAAATATAAATACAGCAAGCAAAGAAGAATTAGAATCTCTTCCAGGTATTGGTCCGACTTTAGCCCAGAGGATTATCGAGTATAGAGAAGAAAACGGAGTTTTTACTTCTGCAGAGGACTTGTTAAATGTAAAAGGAATTGGAGAGAAAAAACTTGAAAAAATAAAAGATCAAATTACATGGTGA
- a CDS encoding ComEC/Rec2 family competence protein, whose amino-acid sequence MVKDYFEKKHFYSYVVQIEGFNEKGRISVAKKFNIGDELLLENVKLYPLNQSNLYALWDESLIYLIKAQKIYLFKKNNKSSLEKIRVNLREKINDIYSRFGDYKKNFLLAIIIGEKRGLSEEIKNLFVETGTAHLLAISGLHISFLINIFSFLFPFRRIVTKIMLLPILIFYGWIIGDNPPVWRVIGEYVFLLIAFLLRREEDPLNAIFWVAFINLIISPLKLFNISFQLSYMAMLGLLYKPKFPKFMSNYLQEIWESSFWLMLFLAPLNIYYFGGLKPISILANFFSIPIFSIILFFSVFYLIVASFPISYIFEKVLTILMDILFQGLHLIVSHYKISLLISLFLILLPMIMRKRGEDELLGV is encoded by the coding sequence GTGGTGAAGGATTATTTTGAGAAAAAGCACTTTTACAGTTATGTGGTTCAAATAGAGGGATTTAATGAAAAAGGAAGGATAAGTGTAGCAAAAAAATTTAATATAGGTGACGAGTTGCTATTGGAGAATGTAAAATTATATCCCTTAAATCAATCTAATCTTTATGCTCTCTGGGATGAGAGTCTTATATATTTGATTAAAGCTCAAAAGATTTATCTATTTAAAAAGAATAATAAAAGTTCTTTAGAAAAGATAAGAGTTAATTTAAGAGAAAAGATTAATGATATATATTCAAGATTTGGGGATTATAAAAAGAATTTTTTATTGGCCATAATAATAGGAGAGAAGAGAGGTCTTTCTGAAGAGATAAAAAATCTGTTTGTAGAAACTGGGACTGCCCACTTACTTGCTATCTCTGGACTTCATATTTCTTTCCTCATAAATATTTTTAGCTTTTTATTTCCCTTCCGTAGAATTGTTACCAAAATTATGCTTCTTCCTATTTTAATTTTTTATGGATGGATAATAGGTGATAATCCTCCTGTTTGGAGAGTAATAGGGGAATATGTTTTCCTTCTTATTGCTTTTCTTCTAAGAAGAGAAGAGGATCCTCTAAATGCTATCTTTTGGGTAGCTTTTATTAATCTTATTATCTCTCCTTTAAAATTATTTAACATAAGTTTTCAATTATCTTATATGGCCATGTTAGGTCTTCTTTATAAGCCTAAATTCCCAAAATTTATGTCTAATTATTTACAGGAGATTTGGGAGAGTTCTTTCTGGCTTATGCTATTTTTAGCACCTCTAAATATTTATTATTTTGGGGGACTGAAACCAATAAGTATTCTTGCCAATTTTTTCTCTATTCCTATCTTTAGTATAATTCTTTTCTTTTCTGTTTTTTATTTAATAGTTGCCTCTTTTCCAATAAGTTATATCTTTGAAAAAGTCTTAACGATTTTAATGGATATTTTATTTCAAGGTTTGCATTTAATTGTTTCTCATTATAAAATAAGCTTGTTAATTAGTTTATTTCTCATATTACTTCCAATGATAATGAGAAAAAGAGGGGAAGATGAACTACTGGGAGTTTAA
- the holA gene encoding DNA polymerase III subunit delta: protein MNYWEFKHSLKEKKFSPVYLFTGEEKFLMEEALIELRKARFKDANYVAFFADEITWDNIIPYLESPPLLGTQLVVVRHAQELKDQNMPKKLDLLFKKLTNTCVVFMANAEEEKPKKISYAKYIPPEGIVEFTKFRADALRKWIKEKFQERNKSIDEESVYFLSTNYSDKMGVLMQEIDKICAFVGEKESVTIEDLKKVLSTQEVAFYTFLDALLRRDFLLAFSGIDTLWNEGVYPQVILEIVIKQMRQLLRINALLKEGYSSEEIANKLDLHPFVVKKSIDALTKYTAAELMEIYFLLRQVDIEYKTTAKDQRILIEKVLLKLGRKVS from the coding sequence ATGAACTACTGGGAGTTTAAACATTCACTTAAAGAGAAGAAATTTTCTCCTGTATATTTATTTACAGGAGAGGAAAAATTTCTTATGGAAGAAGCTCTTATAGAGCTTAGAAAAGCAAGATTTAAGGATGCAAATTATGTTGCCTTTTTTGCAGATGAGATTACTTGGGACAATATAATACCTTATTTAGAATCCCCACCACTCTTGGGAACTCAGTTGGTAGTAGTGAGGCATGCTCAGGAACTAAAAGATCAGAATATGCCTAAGAAACTTGATTTATTGTTTAAAAAATTGACAAATACATGTGTTGTTTTTATGGCTAATGCAGAGGAGGAGAAGCCTAAGAAGATTAGTTATGCTAAATATATACCTCCAGAAGGTATAGTTGAGTTTACAAAATTTAGGGCTGATGCTTTGAGAAAATGGATTAAGGAGAAGTTTCAAGAAAGGAATAAATCTATAGACGAAGAGAGTGTATATTTTCTCTCCACAAATTATTCTGATAAGATGGGAGTTTTGATGCAGGAAATAGATAAGATCTGTGCCTTTGTAGGAGAGAAAGAATCAGTTACAATAGAAGATCTTAAAAAGGTTTTATCTACCCAAGAAGTTGCGTTTTACACTTTTCTGGATGCTTTATTGAGAAGAGATTTTCTTCTTGCATTTTCAGGAATAGATACTTTGTGGAATGAAGGAGTATATCCTCAGGTTATACTTGAGATAGTAATAAAGCAAATGAGACAACTTTTAAGAATAAACGCCCTTCTTAAAGAAGGTTATTCTTCTGAAGAAATCGCAAATAAACTGGATCTACATCCTTTTGTGGTTAAAAAGTCCATAGATGCATTAACAAAATACACTGCCGCAGAGCTCATGGAGATTTACTTCCTTCTGCGGCAGGTTGATATAGAGTATAAAACTACAGCTAAGGATCAAAGGATATTGATAGAAAAAGTTCTACTCAAATTAGGAAGAAAGGTTAGCTGA
- the rpsT gene encoding 30S ribosomal protein S20: MANTKSAIKRIKISERNRIRNRIRLGKIKFYTKQFLKLLEENKIEEAKKVLPEVISAIDKAAQKGTLHKNTAARKKSKLMRLLNQKLSANLSS; encoded by the coding sequence ATGGCAAATACAAAGTCAGCAATCAAAAGAATTAAAATTAGTGAAAGAAATAGAATCAGAAACAGAATCAGATTAGGTAAAATTAAATTTTACACTAAGCAATTTCTAAAATTATTAGAAGAGAATAAAATTGAAGAAGCAAAAAAAGTACTTCCTGAAGTAATAAGCGCCATTGACAAAGCAGCTCAAAAAGGCACCTTACACAAAAACACAGCAGCAAGAAAAAAGTCTAAACTTATGAGGCTTCTTAATCAAAAACTTTCAGCTAACCTTTCTTCCTAA
- the lepA gene encoding translation elongation factor 4 has translation MKDTSKIRNFSIIAHVDHGKSTLADRLLEYTGTIEKRKMKDQILDTLDVERERGITVKAQAVRLLYKSKNGETYELNLIDTPGHVDFTYEVSRSLAACEGAILVVDASQGIEAQTINNLLLALENNLVIVPVVNKIDLPNAEPERVAEEIAELLGKDYIGETFFVSAKEGWGIEELLEGIVKYIPSPKGNPLNPLQALIFDAKYDSYRGVIVYVRVFEGEVRIGDKIKLMSTDKEYEVQEVGIFSPEMKPVESLTAGEVGYIVANIKEIAEARVGDTITLAQNPAKEPLPGYRRLQPMVFCGIYPIENEEYDKLRDALQKLSLNDASLYYEPETSPALGFGFRCGFLGLLHLEIVQERLEKEFDLNIITTVPLVAYEVITKSGEKKIVQNPLELPPPYDIAEFREPFVLASIVTPNDYVGGIMELIDRRRGIFKNMEYLTPTRILITAELPLSEIITDFFDILKSITRGYGSMNYEFIGYRPENLVKLDVFINGKPVDALSIIVHRDKAYEEARKLVQKLKNVIPRQLFEVVIQAGIGSKIIAREEIKPLKKNVLQKCYGGDVTRKKKLLEKQKEGKKRMKKIGHVEIPQEAFWTVLKRD, from the coding sequence ATGAAGGATACATCAAAAATAAGAAACTTTAGTATAATCGCCCACGTAGATCATGGAAAATCCACTCTAGCAGATAGGCTTCTTGAGTATACTGGAACAATTGAAAAAAGAAAAATGAAAGATCAAATCTTAGATACTCTTGACGTAGAGAGGGAAAGAGGAATAACAGTAAAAGCTCAAGCTGTTAGACTTTTATACAAATCAAAAAATGGAGAAACTTACGAGTTGAACTTAATTGATACTCCGGGACATGTGGATTTTACTTATGAAGTTTCAAGAAGTCTTGCTGCCTGTGAAGGAGCTATACTAGTGGTGGACGCCTCTCAGGGCATCGAAGCACAGACCATAAATAATCTACTTCTTGCTCTTGAGAATAACCTTGTTATAGTACCGGTGGTAAATAAAATAGATCTTCCTAATGCTGAACCCGAAAGGGTTGCTGAAGAAATTGCAGAATTGTTGGGTAAGGATTATATAGGTGAAACCTTTTTTGTGAGTGCCAAAGAAGGATGGGGTATAGAGGAGCTATTAGAGGGTATAGTAAAATATATTCCTTCTCCTAAAGGAAATCCTTTAAATCCTCTTCAAGCCTTGATCTTTGATGCGAAGTATGATTCTTATAGAGGAGTAATAGTTTATGTGAGAGTATTTGAGGGGGAAGTGAGAATTGGAGATAAAATTAAGCTTATGTCTACTGATAAAGAATATGAGGTTCAAGAGGTTGGTATTTTTTCTCCTGAAATGAAGCCTGTAGAAAGTTTAACAGCTGGCGAAGTAGGATATATAGTTGCAAATATTAAAGAGATAGCCGAAGCGAGGGTAGGAGATACTATAACCTTGGCTCAAAATCCAGCTAAAGAGCCTCTTCCTGGATACAGAAGACTTCAGCCTATGGTTTTCTGTGGGATTTATCCTATTGAAAACGAAGAATATGATAAATTAAGAGATGCTCTTCAGAAGCTTAGTCTAAATGATGCGTCTTTATATTATGAGCCAGAGACCTCTCCTGCTCTTGGTTTTGGTTTTCGTTGCGGTTTCTTGGGTTTACTTCACCTTGAAATTGTGCAGGAGAGATTAGAAAAGGAATTTGATCTAAATATAATTACTACAGTGCCATTAGTGGCTTATGAAGTTATAACCAAGAGTGGCGAGAAAAAAATTGTTCAAAATCCTTTGGAATTGCCACCCCCTTATGATATCGCTGAGTTTAGAGAACCTTTTGTATTGGCAAGTATTGTGACTCCCAATGATTATGTGGGAGGAATAATGGAACTTATTGATAGGAGAAGAGGAATATTCAAAAATATGGAATATTTAACACCTACTAGAATACTAATTACAGCAGAACTTCCTCTTTCAGAGATAATTACGGACTTTTTTGATATATTAAAATCTATAACTAGAGGTTATGGTTCTATGAATTACGAATTTATAGGATATAGGCCAGAAAATCTTGTGAAGCTTGATGTATTTATAAATGGAAAACCAGTAGATGCTCTTTCTATTATTGTCCATAGAGATAAAGCTTACGAAGAGGCAAGAAAACTAGTGCAAAAGCTTAAAAATGTTATTCCAAGGCAACTTTTTGAGGTAGTAATTCAAGCTGGAATAGGAAGTAAAATAATAGCTCGGGAAGAGATAAAACCTCTTAAAAAGAATGTTCTGCAAAAATGTTATGGTGGTGATGTAACAAGAAAGAAGAAACTCCTTGAAAAGCAAAAGGAAGGTAAAAAGAGAATGAAGAAGATAGGACATGTAGAGATCCCTCAAGAAGCCTTTTGGACTGTTCTTAAGAGAGATTAG
- the surE gene encoding 5'/3'-nucleotidase SurE, protein MEKYKILITNDDGINSPALKIMGKELSKLGEVYIIVPERERSGGSHAITLHKPLRVNEVKWPLKKVKVWSTNGNPADCVLLGLYAILSQKPDLVISGINKGYNLGNDIIYSGTVSGAREASLNGIPAVSISVSQDGEEEDFKKATELLIRLFGKFLKIIPEGTFLNINVPPNAKVDEICFTYQGKFHYRNIVERRLDPRNKEYFWLHGYIEEIGEEGSDIWAVKNGKISITPLQSDMTNYSLLNLLKADELF, encoded by the coding sequence ATGGAAAAGTATAAAATTCTAATAACAAATGATGATGGAATAAACTCTCCAGCCTTAAAGATCATGGGAAAAGAACTTAGTAAATTGGGAGAGGTCTATATTATTGTACCTGAGAGAGAAAGAAGTGGAGGAAGTCATGCTATTACTTTGCATAAACCTTTAAGGGTAAATGAAGTTAAATGGCCTCTTAAGAAAGTCAAAGTATGGAGTACTAATGGCAATCCTGCAGATTGCGTATTGTTAGGACTTTATGCCATCTTGTCTCAAAAGCCAGACCTGGTAATCTCTGGCATAAATAAAGGATACAACTTGGGAAATGATATAATCTATTCAGGTACTGTTTCAGGAGCAAGAGAAGCCTCTTTAAACGGTATTCCTGCAGTCTCTATCTCTGTATCTCAGGATGGAGAAGAGGAAGATTTTAAAAAAGCTACAGAGTTGCTAATTAGATTATTTGGTAAATTTCTAAAAATTATTCCTGAAGGAACTTTTTTAAATATTAATGTACCACCAAATGCTAAAGTAGATGAAATTTGTTTTACTTATCAGGGTAAGTTTCATTACAGAAATATAGTTGAGAGGAGACTTGATCCGAGAAATAAAGAGTATTTTTGGTTGCATGGTTACATTGAGGAAATCGGAGAAGAAGGTTCTGATATATGGGCAGTTAAGAATGGAAAGATTTCTATTACCCCTCTCCAATCAGATATGACAAATTACTCTCTTCTTAATTTACTAAAGGCAGATGAGCTCTTCTAA
- the hemW gene encoding radical SAM family heme chaperone HemW, which translates to MSSSKPIGIYLHIPFCVKKCPYCDFVSFSYSEDEEGRYVEYLLKEIDMKSNNELVDTIYLGGGTPSILSLCSLEKILDFIYKRFEISKDVEISMEVNPGTVNKEKVRAWKELSVNRISIGAQSFLEKELKLLGRIHNVKDIYTTFNILREAGFDNINIDIIYALPFQRKEDFCFSLKETLKLEPEHISIYNLIIEEDTPFYEMYLKSEIELPENDLEAEMFSFAMDFLKGNGFIHYEISNFSKGEGYKCRHNLKYWYQEKYYGFGVSAYSYDPPMRYGNHKHLYVYYEKIKEGKLPIEEKEFLIGEDLAKDYLFLRLRLLEGVAREEFESRFGKKIEYFMKNYPIFVEEGLIKEENGRIFLTEKGVLLANEIFQDIL; encoded by the coding sequence ATGAGCTCTTCTAAACCTATTGGTATATATTTACATATACCTTTCTGTGTAAAGAAGTGTCCATATTGTGATTTTGTATCTTTTAGTTATTCCGAAGATGAGGAAGGAAGATATGTAGAATATCTTTTAAAAGAGATAGATATGAAATCAAATAATGAACTAGTTGATACTATATATCTAGGGGGAGGAACTCCTTCTATTCTCTCTTTGTGTAGTTTAGAAAAGATACTTGATTTTATATATAAAAGATTTGAAATTAGCAAAGATGTAGAAATTTCTATGGAAGTTAATCCTGGAACAGTAAATAAAGAAAAGGTAAGAGCATGGAAAGAACTTAGTGTTAATCGAATAAGTATAGGAGCACAGTCTTTTCTTGAGAAAGAGTTAAAACTTCTCGGTAGGATTCATAATGTAAAAGATATTTATACAACTTTTAATATCTTGAGAGAAGCTGGATTTGACAATATAAATATTGACATAATCTATGCTCTTCCCTTTCAGAGAAAGGAAGATTTTTGCTTCTCGTTGAAAGAGACTTTAAAGCTGGAGCCTGAGCATATATCTATCTATAATCTCATTATTGAAGAAGATACTCCCTTTTATGAAATGTACCTTAAGTCAGAAATAGAACTTCCTGAAAATGATTTAGAAGCGGAAATGTTTTCGTTTGCTATGGATTTTCTTAAGGGTAATGGTTTTATTCATTATGAGATATCAAACTTTTCTAAAGGAGAAGGTTATAAGTGTAGGCACAATCTGAAATATTGGTATCAGGAAAAGTACTATGGATTCGGAGTGTCAGCTTATTCTTATGATCCTCCTATGAGATATGGAAATCATAAACATCTTTATGTATACTATGAAAAAATAAAAGAAGGAAAGTTGCCTATTGAGGAAAAAGAATTTTTAATAGGTGAAGATCTTGCTAAGGATTATCTCTTTTTGAGATTAAGACTTTTGGAAGGAGTAGCGAGAGAAGAATTTGAAAGTAGATTTGGTAAAAAGATAGAATATTTTATGAAAAATTATCCTATTTTTGTGGAGGAAGGACTAATTAAAGAAGAAAATGGAAGGATATTTCTAACTGAGAAAGGTGTACTTCTTGCCAATGAGATCTTTCAGGATATCCTTTAA